The nucleotide sequence GCGCTGACGGACGGTGTGCGATCCGTCGACGGGACGTCGACGAACAGAATCCCCTTCGCGGGCGCACAACGCCAGATACCTGCCGTCGCCGATACAGCGGGCGCGGTCGTCGCCACGTATAGTCTCGGGAAAGGATCGGTCATCGTCGTTTCGGATCCGACCCTTTTTCAAAACCGCAATCTCGCGCGTGCGGACAACGCGCGGCTTGCCTACGATCTCGTCACGGCGAACGCAGGCCCGCGTGGTGTCGTCGCCTTTGAAGAATTCTCTCATGGCCATCAAGTCGCGGAGACCTTCTTGTCTGTATTGCCTGTGCCGGCGCGAGTTGGGCTCGCGATCGTGGGCATTGCCCTGCTCGCTTTGCTCGTCGCCACATTCTTCCGGTTCGGACCCGTGGTTCCTCAATCCGACGACAGCGAGCGCACGTCGGCGGAATATCTCTCCTCGATGGCCGCGTTGCTCGCGCGCGGCGGCGCAACTCGGAAAGCACTTCGCGACGTGGCGGACGCAGCGATCCATGGCCTTGCGGAATCGCTCGGACTGCACGACAGCGCCCCGGTCGCGCTGCTCGCCGCGCGGTTGCGAGGGCGTTCGGCCGGCGACGCCGCGGCCGACGCGTTGCTTGAATTGAACAGGTTACGATCGTACGAATATCCTAAAGAGGCGGACCTGCTCGCGGCCGCCCGCATCGCCTCCGTGCTTCGAAAGGAATACGCGCCCAATGCCCGCATCGGTTTCGGACGTCGCAGAACGTCTGCGAAACGGTCTGCATAAGGTCGTCGTCGGCCAGGACCGTTCAATTTTCGCGCTGTTGGTCGCACTTCTGGCAGGCGGCCACGTGCTCATCGAAGGCGTGCCGGGAACGGCGAAGACGCTGCTC is from Candidatus Eremiobacteraceae bacterium and encodes:
- a CDS encoding DUF4350 domain-containing protein, whose amino-acid sequence is MAIAARSPFPVFEAIAALLVVAGFATVAYLQMQAQISAVPQFDTQSTYDAKPGGYRAVYEVLGREGVRVQQFERHPAYLDGSIDVFVVSDAEVGPSLTIPLQQADIDAIGAWVKAGGSLLVIGHAYRGDPALKMAAIARTGGPNDRARPIISSALTDGVRSVDGTSTNRIPFAGAQRQIPAVADTAGAVVATYSLGKGSVIVVSDPTLFQNRNLARADNARLAYDLVTANAGPRGVVAFEEFSHGHQVAETFLSVLPVPARVGLAIVGIALLALLVATFFRFGPVVPQSDDSERTSAEYLSSMAALLARGGATRKALRDVADAAIHGLAESLGLHDSAPVALLAARLRGRSAGDAAADALLELNRLRSYEYPKEADLLAAARIASVLRKEYAPNARIGFGRRRTSAKRSA